A portion of the Actinomycetes bacterium genome contains these proteins:
- the erpA gene encoding iron-sulfur cluster insertion protein ErpA: protein MITMTESAATKVGQLIEAEGDESLALRVAVRPGGCSGFSYDMFLDTSVEADDETGDFGGVKVVVDPSSAQLLEGATLDYNDGLDQSGFSITNPNAQRTCGCGQSFS from the coding sequence ATGATCACGATGACCGAATCAGCGGCCACCAAGGTGGGCCAGCTCATCGAGGCCGAGGGCGACGAGAGCCTGGCACTGCGCGTGGCGGTTCGCCCGGGCGGATGCTCCGGGTTCTCATACGACATGTTCCTCGACACCTCGGTCGAGGCCGACGACGAGACCGGCGACTTCGGAGGTGTGAAGGTCGTGGTCGATCCGTCCAGCGCACAGCTGCTCGAGGGGGCGACGCTTGACTACAACGACGGCCTCGACCAGTCGGGGTTCTCGATCACCAACCCCAACGCACAACGCACCTGCGGGTGCGGGCAGTCCTTCAGCTGA
- a CDS encoding WhiB family transcriptional regulator, protein MWQVKAACRGPQAEVFFPPPQFERKADRLERERRAKRICVTCDVREECLEYSLHIKEPHGIWGGLNEAERRGMLETD, encoded by the coding sequence ATGTGGCAGGTGAAGGCCGCTTGTCGCGGACCTCAGGCGGAAGTGTTCTTTCCGCCACCCCAGTTCGAGCGCAAGGCCGACCGCCTGGAGCGTGAGCGCCGGGCGAAGCGGATCTGCGTGACCTGTGATGTGCGCGAAGAGTGCCTCGAGTACTCGCTTCACATCAAGGAGCCCCACGGAATCTGGGGCGGCCTCAACGAGGCCGAGCGGCGCGGCATGCTCGAAACCGACTGA
- a CDS encoding FxsA family protein: protein MALILILLFVVLPLVELAVVVAAADAFGLGTTLVALLAFSVAGAWLMRRQGLAVWRRANDELVAGRPPTRELIDGAMIIGGGALLLTPGFVTDFVGLMLMLPPVRKLLAPLALRAMARRAATAVSSTRAGSAYAGGTDFPGGPGFPGGPDFPAGNGFSGMRTVIIDTDLFEDESGARTSGSQPGSAKVIRVEPLSPEDTAGELDSGD, encoded by the coding sequence GTGGCCCTCATACTCATCCTGTTGTTCGTGGTGTTGCCCCTCGTGGAGCTGGCCGTCGTGGTGGCAGCCGCCGACGCCTTCGGGCTGGGCACCACTCTTGTTGCGCTGCTGGCGTTCTCGGTGGCCGGCGCCTGGCTGATGAGGCGCCAGGGTCTGGCGGTGTGGCGGCGGGCCAACGACGAGCTCGTGGCAGGTAGGCCGCCCACGCGCGAGCTGATCGACGGGGCCATGATCATCGGCGGGGGAGCGCTCCTGCTCACCCCCGGTTTCGTCACCGACTTCGTCGGTTTGATGCTCATGCTCCCGCCGGTGCGGAAGCTCCTGGCACCGTTGGCGCTGAGGGCGATGGCTCGCCGCGCAGCGACCGCGGTCTCGAGCACGCGCGCGGGCTCGGCCTACGCAGGTGGCACCGACTTCCCGGGTGGCCCTGGCTTCCCGGGTGGCCCTGACTTCCCGGCCGGCAACGGGTTCTCGGGCATGCGCACAGTCATCATCGACACCGATCTGTTCGAAGATGAGTCCGGTGCCCGCACTTCCGGGAGCCAACCGGGCAGTGCAAAGGTCATCCGTGTCGAACCGCTGTCCCCCGAAGACACAGCCGGGGAACTCGATTCCGGCGACTGA
- a CDS encoding Mrp/NBP35 family ATP-binding protein: MPSGPPPTPQQIMDTLRAVIDPELGSDIVTLGMAREATVDPEGNVSVRILLTTSGCPLRAEIQREVKGRVGAMDGVDTVGIQWGELDAAQKAETMDRARRAMAERPETTAVPSTAKVLLVASGKGGVGKSSVTVNLAAALAAQGYAVGVLDADIWGFSVPRMLGVDEQLSADDDGRITPQRIDVGKGHIDVVSMGLLVEQEGSALMWRGLILNRAVRHFLEDVAWDGIDYLLVDMPPGTGDVQMGLAKMLPRAEMLVVTTPSINAQKVAVRVVDMGRKNHLHMAGVVENMSVYVDDDGREHHIFGSGGAEQLAVDAGVPLIGRLPIEPEVSSGGDAGRPAALGDTPAAAAFGDLAQTVLEICPPTDLTGCTARMLESVQASLDAADANNQDSGIPVSPS, translated from the coding sequence ATGCCATCCGGCCCCCCACCAACCCCGCAACAGATCATGGACACCCTGCGGGCGGTGATCGACCCGGAGCTGGGCTCCGACATCGTCACTCTCGGAATGGCCCGCGAAGCGACGGTCGACCCCGAGGGCAACGTGTCGGTCCGAATCCTTCTCACCACCAGCGGGTGCCCGTTGCGCGCCGAGATCCAGCGCGAGGTCAAGGGCCGCGTCGGCGCCATGGACGGGGTCGACACGGTCGGCATCCAGTGGGGTGAGCTCGACGCCGCCCAGAAGGCCGAAACCATGGACCGCGCCCGCCGGGCAATGGCCGAGCGACCTGAGACCACTGCCGTTCCCTCCACGGCCAAGGTGCTGCTGGTCGCCTCCGGCAAGGGGGGCGTGGGCAAGTCTTCGGTGACCGTCAACCTCGCCGCGGCACTGGCCGCCCAGGGCTACGCCGTGGGCGTGCTCGACGCCGACATCTGGGGCTTCTCGGTGCCCCGGATGCTGGGTGTCGACGAGCAGCTCTCCGCCGACGACGACGGCCGGATCACCCCGCAGCGGATCGACGTGGGCAAGGGGCACATCGACGTGGTGTCGATGGGCCTGCTCGTGGAGCAGGAGGGATCCGCCCTCATGTGGCGTGGCCTCATCCTCAACCGCGCGGTGCGCCACTTCCTCGAAGACGTCGCCTGGGACGGGATCGACTACCTGCTCGTGGACATGCCCCCCGGCACCGGAGACGTGCAGATGGGGCTCGCCAAGATGCTCCCGCGCGCAGAGATGCTGGTGGTCACGACTCCTTCGATCAACGCCCAGAAGGTGGCAGTGCGGGTGGTGGACATGGGACGCAAGAACCACCTCCACATGGCAGGCGTCGTGGAGAACATGTCCGTCTACGTCGACGACGACGGACGGGAGCACCATATCTTCGGTAGCGGCGGTGCCGAGCAACTCGCAGTGGATGCCGGAGTGCCGCTGATCGGCCGGCTCCCCATTGAGCCCGAGGTCTCCTCCGGCGGTGACGCGGGCCGGCCGGCGGCACTGGGTGACACGCCGGCCGCGGCGGCGTTCGGTGACCTGGCACAGACAGTTCTCGAGATCTGCCCTCCCACCGACCTCACTGGCTGCACGGCCAGGATGCTCGAGTCCGTGCAGGCCTCGCTTGACGCCGCCGACGCGAACAATCAGGACAGCGGCATCCCGGTTTCGCCGTCGTAG
- a CDS encoding aspartate kinase, whose product MALLVQKFGGTSVSDPERIREVALNVARCRDRGDRVVLVVSAMGKETDELLRLAGEVSSDLPGREMDMLITAGERKSIALVSMALHELGVQSESYTGSQAGFVTDINHRNARIVDVRADRILGAVNAGCVPVVAGAQGVSVKNDVTFLGRGGSDTTAVALAKAIGADACELYTDVSGVFTTDPRVVPEARRMHAISFDEMLEMTAAGCPKPAMRSVEYAHRHNVALHVRSAFTWEPGTWVTEEDPDMEDALIRAVVSDDSESKVTVAGVPDRPGIAGSLFRHLAEAHVNVDMIVQNVSVGGVTDISFTVPHEQIDRALEICGAESSEMGAAGVTSDDDIAKVSVVGAGMKSNPGVAATMFEEMANNGVNIEMISTSAIRISCVVAQSDADRAVQVLHAAYELDQTTF is encoded by the coding sequence GTGGCGCTGCTCGTCCAGAAGTTCGGTGGCACTTCAGTGTCGGATCCGGAGCGCATCCGCGAGGTTGCGCTCAACGTCGCGCGCTGCCGCGACCGCGGCGACAGGGTCGTGCTCGTCGTGTCGGCCATGGGCAAGGAGACCGACGAGCTGCTCCGTCTTGCCGGAGAGGTCTCCTCGGACCTTCCGGGCCGCGAGATGGACATGCTGATCACCGCCGGTGAACGCAAGTCCATCGCGCTCGTTTCGATGGCACTGCACGAGCTGGGTGTGCAGTCCGAGAGCTACACCGGTAGCCAGGCCGGCTTCGTCACCGACATCAACCACCGCAACGCCCGTATCGTGGACGTGCGCGCCGACCGTATCCTCGGTGCGGTGAATGCAGGGTGCGTGCCGGTGGTGGCGGGCGCGCAGGGCGTGTCGGTCAAGAACGACGTCACGTTCCTGGGTCGGGGTGGTTCGGACACGACGGCGGTGGCGCTGGCCAAGGCGATCGGTGCGGATGCCTGCGAGCTCTACACGGACGTGTCGGGAGTGTTCACCACCGACCCACGGGTCGTGCCAGAGGCGCGCCGCATGCACGCGATCTCCTTCGACGAGATGCTCGAGATGACCGCCGCGGGATGCCCGAAGCCCGCGATGCGTTCGGTCGAGTACGCCCACCGCCACAACGTCGCGCTGCATGTGCGATCTGCGTTCACCTGGGAGCCAGGAACCTGGGTAACAGAGGAGGATCCCGACATGGAAGACGCACTGATCCGAGCGGTCGTGTCCGACGACTCGGAGTCGAAGGTCACCGTTGCCGGCGTGCCGGACCGTCCCGGAATCGCCGGTTCCCTCTTCCGGCACCTCGCCGAGGCGCATGTCAACGTCGACATGATCGTGCAGAACGTGTCGGTGGGCGGCGTGACCGACATCTCGTTCACGGTGCCCCACGAGCAGATCGACCGGGCGCTGGAGATCTGTGGGGCCGAGAGCAGCGAGATGGGCGCGGCCGGTGTGACCAGCGACGACGACATCGCCAAGGTCTCGGTGGTGGGTGCGGGCATGAAGTCCAACCCCGGCGTCGCCGCCACGATGTTCGAGGAGATGGCCAACAACGGCGTCAACATCGAGATGATCTCCACATCGGCCATCCGTATCAGCTGCGTGGTTGCCCAGTCCGACGCGGATCGGGCCGTGCAGGTGCTGCACGCCGCGTACGAACTCGACCAGACCACCTTCTGA
- a CDS encoding aspartate-semialdehyde dehydrogenase, which produces MNVGVFGATGQVGGVMRKLLSERDFPADSVRYFASARSAGTTLPWNGTDVEVEDSAAADFSGLDLALFSAGGGFSREYAPKVAAVGATVIDNSSAWRMDPEVPLVVSEVNPEALESIPKGIVANPNCTTMAAMPVLKPLALQSPLIALRVATYQAVSGAGLSGVEELAGQVEAVGDKAAEFTHDGTALGFPPTDSFAKPIAFNVLPLAGNLVDDGTLETDEEQKLRNESRKILDLPDLRVAGTCVRVPVFTGHSLAIHAEFASELSVQRATEVLAAAPGVQLSDVPTPLEAAGADPSYVGRIREDQSVEHGLVLFVTNDNLRKGAALNAIQIAELLAR; this is translated from the coding sequence ATGAACGTAGGAGTATTCGGTGCCACCGGCCAGGTCGGTGGCGTGATGCGCAAGCTGTTGTCAGAACGCGACTTCCCGGCCGACTCGGTGCGGTACTTCGCGTCGGCCCGTTCGGCTGGCACGACCTTGCCGTGGAACGGCACCGACGTGGAGGTGGAGGACTCGGCAGCCGCCGACTTCTCCGGACTGGACCTGGCCCTGTTCTCCGCGGGTGGCGGGTTCTCGCGCGAGTACGCGCCAAAGGTCGCGGCGGTGGGTGCGACGGTGATCGACAACTCCTCGGCCTGGCGCATGGACCCGGAGGTGCCGCTGGTGGTGTCCGAGGTCAACCCCGAGGCCCTCGAATCGATCCCCAAGGGCATCGTCGCCAACCCCAACTGCACGACCATGGCCGCCATGCCCGTGCTCAAGCCGCTGGCCCTGCAGTCTCCGCTCATCGCACTGCGGGTGGCCACCTACCAAGCGGTTTCGGGAGCAGGCCTATCCGGGGTCGAGGAGCTGGCCGGCCAGGTCGAGGCGGTGGGCGACAAGGCCGCCGAGTTCACCCACGATGGCACCGCGCTCGGGTTTCCACCCACCGACTCCTTCGCGAAGCCGATCGCGTTCAATGTGCTGCCTCTGGCAGGCAACCTGGTCGACGACGGCACCCTCGAAACCGATGAGGAGCAGAAGCTGCGCAACGAGAGCCGCAAGATCCTCGACCTGCCCGACCTGCGCGTGGCGGGTACCTGTGTGCGCGTGCCCGTGTTCACGGGGCACTCGCTGGCAATCCACGCCGAGTTCGCCAGTGAGCTGTCGGTGCAGCGCGCCACCGAGGTCCTCGCAGCCGCACCCGGCGTTCAGCTGTCCGACGTGCCGACGCCGCTCGAGGCGGCCGGGGCCGACCCCTCCTACGTCGGGCGCATTCGCGAGGACCAGTCGGTCGAGCACGGCCTCGTGTTGTTCGTCACCAACGACAACCTGCGCAAGGGCGCAGCGCTCAACGCGATCCAGATCGCCGAGCTGCTGGCCCGCTGA
- a CDS encoding type 1 glutamine amidotransferase-like domain-containing protein: MSGTLALIGGAEFGPENGHHHQLFDPGTTVDLLPTAMAYEDPDSMIAAAGAHLGELDVQMRVLAAMTRADAFDSALVETASSTKALYVPGGSPMHLRSVLKETPLLSALVSAWEGGATVAVAAESCSVLCSHMVDNRGGAFTVGLGLIPSMTVISRFDKWSADKRQRTISLAAPDLVVAGIDEATALVRAPDGTWGVTGSGGVHVFTGGRAAELSALPRALNPDAGF, translated from the coding sequence GTGAGCGGAACCCTTGCACTGATAGGCGGTGCCGAATTCGGCCCCGAGAACGGCCACCACCATCAGTTGTTCGACCCGGGCACGACGGTCGACCTGCTGCCCACGGCCATGGCCTACGAGGACCCGGATTCCATGATCGCCGCCGCTGGTGCACACCTGGGCGAGCTCGATGTGCAGATGCGTGTGTTGGCTGCCATGACGCGAGCCGATGCCTTCGATTCCGCGCTGGTGGAGACAGCCTCGTCGACCAAGGCCCTGTACGTCCCAGGCGGGTCGCCGATGCACCTGCGATCGGTGCTCAAGGAAACCCCTCTTCTCTCCGCGCTGGTTTCGGCCTGGGAGGGCGGAGCGACGGTGGCCGTCGCGGCGGAGAGTTGTTCGGTGCTGTGCAGCCACATGGTCGACAACCGCGGCGGCGCCTTCACGGTCGGGCTCGGTCTCATACCGTCCATGACCGTCATCTCCCGTTTCGACAAGTGGTCTGCCGACAAGCGCCAACGCACGATCAGCCTCGCCGCACCCGATCTGGTGGTGGCCGGCATCGATGAGGCCACGGCCCTGGTTCGGGCACCCGACGGCACGTGGGGTGTCACCGGCAGCGGCGGTGTTCATGTCTTCACTGGTGGGCGGGCTGCGGAGCTGTCTGCCCTGCCGAGAGCACTCAATCCCGATGCGGGGTTCTGA
- a CDS encoding response regulator, giving the protein MSDRFERTILLATDDDATFAEVESALVDEATSLSRVRAGSDVRDAVAALDPDLVICDLQIGNMGGVATALDLRLEEGAGRLEPRPILLLLDRADDEFIARRSGADAWVVKPLDSLTVRRSTDALMAPAEG; this is encoded by the coding sequence GTGAGTGACCGATTCGAACGCACGATCCTGCTGGCCACCGACGACGATGCCACCTTCGCCGAGGTGGAATCGGCACTCGTGGACGAAGCCACCTCGCTGTCGAGAGTGCGCGCCGGATCCGACGTGCGTGACGCCGTTGCCGCGCTGGATCCCGACCTGGTCATCTGTGACCTCCAGATCGGCAACATGGGTGGCGTGGCGACAGCTCTGGACCTGCGGCTCGAGGAAGGCGCAGGCCGCCTGGAGCCGCGGCCGATCCTGTTGCTGTTGGATCGTGCAGACGATGAGTTCATCGCTCGCCGCTCCGGTGCCGATGCCTGGGTGGTGAAGCCGCTCGATTCGCTCACCGTCAGGCGCAGCACCGACGCACTCATGGCGCCCGCCGAAGGCTGA
- a CDS encoding ArsA family ATPase, producing MSDLASIVEGSRVVVCCGSGGVGKTTTAAVLALEAARQGRRSVVVTIDPARRLADALGLEGLTNTPSRIDADMPGEMHALMLDTKSTFDGLVRRHSATAEQAEGILENRFYQNISSALSGTQEYMASEKLYELAEEGDWDLVVVDTPPTRNALDFLDAPQRLAHFLDHRLYKVLMTPTRGIVRAVNVAAQAVVRSMSKVVGGDVVADAIAFFRAFEGMEQGFKERAAAVDRLLAAPETAFILVASPKADTVAEASYFAEQLAEHGIDVRGLVVNRMQPAFGTDDEGLALGPDAARERANTLAGTDLGDLYTALADARQLARGEEDHLVGLTERVSPAPVVRVPVQPFEVNDLDGLHVLGGFMLGGAVDDPAEANGD from the coding sequence ATGAGCGACCTGGCCTCCATCGTCGAGGGGTCGAGAGTGGTCGTGTGCTGTGGCTCCGGCGGAGTCGGAAAGACCACGACAGCGGCCGTTCTGGCGCTCGAAGCCGCCCGGCAGGGTCGGCGGTCGGTGGTGGTCACCATCGACCCGGCGCGCCGGCTGGCAGACGCCCTCGGCCTCGAAGGGCTCACCAACACGCCTTCGCGCATCGACGCCGACATGCCCGGTGAGATGCATGCCCTGATGCTCGACACCAAGAGCACCTTCGATGGGCTCGTGCGGCGCCATTCGGCCACCGCCGAACAGGCCGAGGGCATCCTCGAGAACCGCTTCTACCAGAACATCTCGTCGGCCCTGTCGGGCACACAGGAGTACATGGCCTCCGAGAAGCTGTACGAGCTGGCAGAGGAGGGCGACTGGGACCTGGTGGTCGTGGACACACCCCCCACCCGCAACGCCCTCGACTTCCTGGATGCCCCACAGCGGCTCGCACACTTCCTCGACCACCGGCTCTACAAGGTGCTGATGACACCCACCCGCGGGATAGTGCGAGCGGTCAACGTCGCCGCGCAGGCCGTCGTGCGGAGCATGTCCAAAGTGGTGGGCGGCGACGTCGTGGCGGACGCGATCGCGTTCTTCCGGGCGTTCGAGGGAATGGAACAGGGCTTCAAGGAACGCGCCGCAGCTGTTGACCGCCTGCTCGCAGCGCCGGAGACCGCTTTCATCCTCGTGGCCTCACCCAAGGCCGACACCGTGGCGGAGGCCAGCTATTTCGCCGAGCAACTCGCCGAGCACGGCATCGACGTGCGCGGGCTCGTGGTCAACCGCATGCAACCCGCATTCGGCACCGACGACGAGGGGCTCGCGCTGGGTCCGGATGCCGCACGTGAGCGCGCCAACACACTCGCCGGCACAGACCTTGGTGACCTGTACACCGCCCTGGCAGACGCCCGGCAACTGGCCCGCGGCGAGGAAGACCACCTCGTGGGACTGACCGAGAGGGTGAGCCCGGCTCCGGTGGTGAGGGTGCCGGTGCAGCCCTTCGAGGTGAACGACCTCGACGGACTGCACGTGCTCGGCGGATTCATGCTCGGTGGTGCCGTCGATGATCCCGCGGAGGCCAACGGGGACTGA
- a CDS encoding ArsA family ATPase, translating to MNPAEFFGESGVTIVAGKGGVGKTTVTAALAVAASMAGLRTLVIEVEGKEAMASMFETGGLTYSELELVRAAEAHAGVHARTLTPDDALLDYLAGRGFQRISNRLVSTGLLDIIATAVPGIRDILVLGKVKQLQRDGGHDLILLDAPAAGHAITFLRSARGLADAVRSGPINTQANDVLELLNDPARCRVVLVTLPEETPVNELIETAYSLEEDVGVALGPVVVNGVYPELAGLGTDPEEAAADAGTHLVDGEAELLCAAAEFRTRRRSIQDRQLERMAEQLPLAQLQLPYLFTSELDRDGLEVLAQALFDGIVELPEDGGA from the coding sequence ATGAACCCAGCCGAATTCTTCGGTGAATCCGGCGTCACAATCGTCGCCGGGAAGGGCGGTGTGGGCAAAACCACGGTGACGGCAGCCCTCGCGGTGGCCGCTTCGATGGCGGGACTCCGCACCCTCGTGATCGAGGTCGAGGGCAAGGAGGCCATGGCCTCCATGTTCGAAACGGGTGGGCTGACCTACTCCGAGCTCGAACTCGTGCGTGCCGCCGAAGCCCACGCCGGGGTGCACGCGCGCACGCTCACCCCCGACGACGCGCTGCTTGACTACCTGGCCGGCCGGGGCTTCCAGCGGATCTCCAACCGCCTGGTTTCGACCGGGCTGCTCGACATCATCGCCACCGCCGTGCCCGGCATCCGCGACATCCTCGTGCTGGGCAAGGTGAAGCAGCTGCAGCGCGACGGCGGCCACGACCTGATCCTGCTCGATGCGCCGGCGGCCGGCCATGCGATCACCTTCCTGCGCTCGGCTCGCGGCCTCGCCGACGCGGTGCGCAGCGGGCCCATCAACACCCAGGCCAACGACGTGCTCGAGTTGCTCAACGACCCCGCTCGCTGCCGGGTGGTGCTTGTGACGCTGCCCGAGGAGACGCCGGTCAACGAACTGATAGAGACCGCCTACAGCCTCGAAGAGGACGTCGGCGTCGCACTGGGCCCGGTCGTCGTCAACGGTGTGTACCCCGAGCTCGCAGGGCTGGGTACCGATCCCGAAGAGGCTGCGGCCGACGCCGGCACCCACCTGGTCGACGGCGAAGCCGAGCTGCTGTGCGCGGCGGCCGAGTTCCGCACGAGACGCCGGTCCATCCAGGACCGCCAACTGGAACGCATGGCCGAACAGCTCCCACTCGCACAGCTGCAACTCCCCTACCTGTTCACCTCCGAGCTCGACCGCGACGGACTCGAGGTGCTCGCCCAGGCCCTGTTCGACGGCATAGTCGAGCTGCCCGAGGACGGTGGGGCATGA
- a CDS encoding pyrophosphohydrolase: MDITEFQELMETLYGEGDRERGIPATVAWLCEEMGELAQAVRKGTPDQQLHEVGDVFAWLASLANQLDLSLTDAAQRYVDDPPS, encoded by the coding sequence GTGGACATCACCGAGTTCCAGGAACTGATGGAAACCCTCTACGGAGAGGGCGACCGCGAACGCGGCATACCCGCCACCGTCGCATGGCTGTGCGAGGAGATGGGCGAGCTGGCCCAGGCCGTGCGCAAGGGCACCCCTGACCAGCAGCTCCACGAGGTCGGTGACGTGTTCGCCTGGCTCGCTTCGCTGGCCAACCAGCTCGACCTGTCACTGACCGACGCCGCGCAGCGCTACGTGGACGACCCGCCGAGCTGA
- a CDS encoding helix-turn-helix domain-containing protein — MTQRRQEPPGESGSTRLDVLKTLGDNTRYAIYLELARSPRPLSTSDVADSLDLHLNTVRPHLERMREVGLLESRPDTSGAVGRPQKLYGLASDAPSLGLEPPVYPMLASMLLQVAVDAGPDTESVLEAGRRAGARMAHAPRTLGTCADMTVQMLEELGFDPATVTEAGCTTVAFGHCPFADLAEDQPQVVCSLHRGMLEGFVDEVSGASPDSGAVVTEFYDIGARTPCLAELAAT, encoded by the coding sequence GTGACCCAGCGACGGCAGGAACCACCCGGGGAGTCGGGTTCGACGCGCCTCGACGTGCTCAAGACGCTCGGCGACAACACGCGCTACGCGATCTACCTGGAGCTCGCACGGTCACCCCGGCCGCTGTCGACCTCCGACGTGGCGGACTCGCTGGACCTGCACCTCAATACGGTGCGGCCACACCTCGAGCGGATGCGCGAGGTCGGCCTGCTCGAATCTCGCCCCGACACGAGCGGGGCCGTCGGCCGCCCCCAGAAGCTCTATGGGCTTGCCAGCGATGCGCCCAGCCTGGGTCTTGAGCCGCCCGTGTACCCCATGCTTGCCTCGATGCTGCTGCAGGTCGCAGTCGACGCCGGACCGGACACCGAGTCCGTGCTCGAAGCCGGTAGGCGCGCCGGCGCGCGCATGGCCCACGCACCCCGCACGCTCGGCACCTGTGCCGACATGACCGTGCAGATGCTCGAGGAGTTGGGATTCGATCCGGCGACTGTCACCGAAGCCGGCTGTACGACAGTGGCATTCGGGCACTGTCCCTTCGCCGACCTTGCAGAAGACCAACCCCAGGTCGTCTGCTCGCTGCACCGCGGGATGCTGGAGGGCTTCGTGGACGAAGTGTCGGGTGCATCGCCCGACAGTGGTGCCGTCGTCACCGAGTTCTACGACATCGGCGCCCGCACGCCGTGCCTCGCCGAGTTGGCCGCAACCTGA
- a CDS encoding peptidylprolyl isomerase has product MTAPVLLTAACGDSSDSTADAGDAANSPAETPSSSSKTPCPPVEGSGERQEVFDGPPEFCIDPQTTAYTATFVTSEGNFTAELDAVAAPETVNNFVVLSRYHYYDGTPIHRVVPGFVIQGGDGDGAPYGSNDLGYAIDDELPESSAAYTDYSLAMANAGPDTNGSQFFVVLPGGGGGLQPLYSWFGQVTEGQSVVDTIAALGQPATDGPPTSDVTVETVEITEAPL; this is encoded by the coding sequence ATGACGGCCCCGGTGCTGCTCACCGCCGCGTGCGGTGACAGTTCGGACTCCACCGCGGATGCGGGCGACGCGGCGAACTCACCGGCGGAGACACCGTCTTCATCCTCGAAGACACCCTGCCCGCCGGTGGAGGGCTCAGGTGAGCGGCAAGAGGTGTTCGACGGACCGCCGGAGTTCTGCATCGACCCGCAGACCACGGCGTACACGGCCACGTTCGTCACCTCCGAGGGGAATTTCACCGCCGAGCTCGACGCAGTCGCGGCGCCGGAAACGGTCAACAACTTCGTCGTGCTGTCGCGCTACCACTACTACGACGGAACACCGATTCACCGTGTCGTGCCGGGCTTCGTCATCCAGGGTGGTGACGGCGACGGCGCTCCGTACGGCAGCAACGACCTCGGCTACGCGATCGACGACGAACTCCCGGAGTCGTCTGCTGCCTACACCGACTACTCGCTCGCGATGGCCAACGCCGGGCCCGACACCAACGGCAGCCAGTTCTTCGTCGTGCTGCCCGGTGGTGGCGGTGGCTTGCAGCCGCTCTACAGCTGGTTCGGGCAAGTGACCGAGGGCCAGTCGGTCGTGGACACAATCGCCGCGCTGGGCCAACCCGCCACAGACGGTCCGCCCACGAGCGATGTCACTGTGGAGACGGTGGAGATCACCGAGGCGCCACTCTGA
- a CDS encoding NUDIX hydrolase: MTDDPAPEAVVAAQDAATVAVLRDGRRGLEALLLRRHDGAGFVPGAHVFPGGAVDPADRRAVHSVAGLDDRTASRLTGVDDGGLAFWVAAVRECLEESGVAPATSLAAQQRPADLSAWRKEVHGGTLGMDQLLESAGATIDASGIRSFARWVTPVWSPRRFDTRFFVTALPEGAVVEHDGAEIVSHVWIRPAEALDRMAAGEMTMIMPTVRTLAVLADHRDASTAVAGLEFGDPAEPLLPDMSESPDGRRLAVLDSDPERNGGVYDGETGMPLS, from the coding sequence ATGACTGACGATCCGGCACCGGAAGCAGTCGTCGCCGCGCAGGACGCTGCCACGGTCGCGGTGCTCCGCGATGGCAGGCGCGGTCTCGAGGCTCTGCTGCTGAGACGCCATGACGGAGCGGGATTCGTACCCGGCGCCCATGTGTTCCCCGGCGGTGCGGTCGACCCCGCTGACAGGCGTGCCGTTCACAGCGTGGCCGGGCTCGATGACCGAACTGCCTCACGGCTCACCGGAGTCGACGACGGCGGGCTCGCGTTCTGGGTCGCGGCCGTGCGCGAGTGCCTCGAGGAGTCGGGAGTGGCGCCGGCCACGAGCCTCGCGGCGCAGCAGCGACCAGCGGACCTGAGCGCCTGGCGCAAGGAAGTGCACGGGGGAACCCTGGGCATGGACCAGTTGCTGGAGTCCGCCGGTGCCACCATCGACGCATCAGGTATCCGGTCCTTCGCCAGATGGGTGACGCCGGTGTGGTCACCGCGCCGGTTCGACACGAGGTTCTTCGTGACGGCCCTGCCCGAGGGGGCGGTTGTGGAGCACGATGGCGCCGAGATCGTTTCACACGTGTGGATCAGGCCCGCTGAGGCACTCGATCGCATGGCAGCCGGCGAGATGACCATGATCATGCCCACGGTCCGCACGCTCGCCGTGCTGGCCGACCATCGCGACGCGTCCACGGCGGTCGCAGGACTCGAGTTCGGAGACCCCGCGGAGCCACTGCTGCCCGACATGTCGGAATCGCCTGACGGGCGGCGACTGGCGGTGCTGGACTCGGACCCCGAACGAAACGGCGGCGTCTACGACGGCGAAACCGGGATGCCGCTGTCCTGA